The following proteins come from a genomic window of Aspergillus oryzae RIB40 DNA, chromosome 4:
- a CDS encoding uncharacterized protein (predicted protein): MTLAPSGARGKYLALWIVSRNLGQLVGGAINLAKNHEKGADGGVTPDTFIAFVIIECLALPFALLITPFERVIRSDGTHIVTSETLSTKEELRRIAKTITSRLIVLSSLWALWSFFYTGTWTTYLGTYFSVRARALSSLISPFFCIIGCFGLGYILDMKGLSQRRRAQIGLYTVVILNVGVYIWSIIMQTKFNRHDPGHIDWDDRLYASSFLPYFFVQTTGPLSQSYMYWLLSSFATDAQENVRNGAAFRCIEAIGQAIAYGMNTQTTSDPLTGFCVTFALLGASLLPMIMLVNTTPDRIPADVIAEQQDVARDKLESA, translated from the exons ATGACGCTTGCTCCGTCCGGTGCTCGTGGAAAGTATCTAGCTCTGTGGATTGTCTCGCGAAATCTCGGACAGTTAGTCGGAGGTGCAATTAA TCTAGCAAAGAACCATGAGAAAGGTGCCGATGGTGGAGTCACCCCTGATACTTTCATTGCCTTTGTGATCATTGAGTGCCTCGC TCTTCCATTCGCATTGTTAATCACGCCCTTTGAGCGCGTTATCCGATCTGATGGCACCCATATCGTTACTTCAGAGACGCTTTCGACCAAAGAGGAGCTTAGGCGCATTGCAAAGACCATAACCTCCAGGCTCATTGTGCTTTCATCCCTTTGGGCATTATGGTCATTTTTCTACAC TGGTACTTGGACTACCTACTTAGGAACCTATTTCTCTGTCCGGGCCCGTGCTCTATCGTCTCTgatttctcctttcttctgcaT AATCGGCTGCTTTGGTCTCGGTTATATCCTTGACATGAAGGGTCTCAGCCAACGCCGCCGTGCGCAGATCGGTCTCTACACcgtcgtcatcctcaacGTTGGTGTATATATCTGGTCTATCATCATGCAAACCAAGTTCAACCGCCATGATCCTGGCCACATCGACTGGGATGACAGACTGTATGCTTCATCCTTCCTGCCGTATTTCTTCGTCCAGACCACAGGTCCGTTGTCACAGTCGTACATGTATTGGCTTCTGTCATCTTTTGCAACAGATGCGCAAG AGAACGTTCGTAATGGTGCAGCATTCAGATGCATCGAAGCTATCGGTCAAGCAATTGCCTACGGCATGAATACTCAAACCACGAGTGACCCTCTCACAGGATT TTGCGTGACGTTCGCCCTCCTCGGAGCCTCTTTGCTCCCCATGATTATGCTTGTGAACACGACACCGGATCGCATCCCTGCTGATGTGATTGCTGAGCAGCAGGATGTTGCTCGGGACAAGCTTGAGAGTGCTTAA
- a CDS encoding uncharacterized protein (predicted protein) — MSDPERQQDGCLDVSLDTGGTTHSTNTDPHCVGNCQLWSIAAGLRSTDVTMHKINSLISSSIGQDAALGSVEYLSHALHYFLLSRIWRKIKARLHALLRVMQRHRTTPCHGQSTHTQIKTPAWSPLLSLSSLMFDTRCTLRLLGLFSIWTWGSETAKAPPADRIVRELTRLQLVATTVYQFLENVAFLMTKNVLPEKLWKRFDSEKLYAWSLLSLCVHMMLQLGKLWRESVLRKRADQKAVASTNGKIKMIDKEVESASEADDNDTETSARREEVHAARKSLVSSVTWGALCAHWGMPAGIGIPEPFIGALSFVADAWELRDTWISIEVP, encoded by the exons ATGTCGGATCCCGAACGCCAGCAAGATGGATGCCTTGACGTCTCCCTGGACACAGGTGGAACAACACATTCCACCAATACAGATCCACATTGTGTGGGGAATTGTCAACTTTGGTCAATAGCTGCCGGATTGAGGTCGACGGATGTTACGATGCACAAAATAAACAG TCTCATCTCTAGCTCAATAGGTCAGGACGCCGCTCTCGGCTCCGTTGAATATCTATCGCACGCCTTACATTACTTTCTCCTTTCGAGAATCTGGAGAAAAATCAAGGCTCGCCTACATGCTCTGCTGAGAGTGATGCAGAGACATAGAACTACTCCATGCCACGGTCAATCCACACATACGCAAATCAAGACGCCTGCATGGTCACCGCTACTGTCACTTTCATCTTTGATGTTCGACACTCGTTGCACTCTACGTCTATTGGGATTGTTCTCGATATGGACCTGGGGCTCTGAAACCGCAAAGGCTCCACCGGCGGATCGAATTGTCCGAGAACTAACACGACTTCAGTTGGTGGCGACCACAGTGTACCAATTTTTAGAGAATGTCGCTTTTCTCATGACAAAAAACGTTTTACCGGAGAAGCTATGGAAGCGATTCGATAGTGAGAAGCTGTATGCTTGGagtcttctttccctgtgTGTGCATATGATGCTCCAGTTAGGTAAGCTTTGGCGGGAGAGTGTGCTTAGAAAGAGGGCCGACCAGAAGGCAGTGGCATCCACCAATGGTAAGATAAAGATGATTGACAAGGAGGTGGAAAGTGCGAGTGAGGCCGACGACAATGATACGGAAACATCCGCGCGGCGAGAGGAAGTCCATGCCGCGAGGAAGAGCTTGGTGTCAAGCGTGACTTGGGGAGCATTATGTGCGCACTGGGGGATGCCTGCTGGGATTGGGATTCCCGAACCCTTCATAGGGGCGTTGAGCTTTGTTGCAGATGCTTGGGAGCTCAGGGATACATGGATTTCAATTGAAGTTCCATAA
- a CDS encoding uncharacterized protein (predicted protein) has translation MVWRELCPASQGPRVKSGLSASRKPNSAIELLAQRPEPSAILVTDEVLTLPENRAVWKAVLEYVRRGGTAVIMGHFPSFVRPNHLKPFFSQAGLNWESGSYQRTTLALNPAAVSVANAEKLPQRYSQKAVFVKNVAPGDMWYKTDDDSVVQSMVFPATKVNIAGETAVALAKVGTGKLGYVGDVNAEEVTRRLFINTSPFVSVSALLVQERNINLR, from the exons ATGGTTTGGCGAGAGTTATGCCCCGCTTCTCAAGGCCCTCGCGTCAAAAGCGGACTTTCAGCGAGCCGAAAACCCAACTCGGCCATTGAGCTTTTGGCACAACGTCCAGAACCGTCGGCCATCCTCGTCACGGACGAAGTGTTGACCCTCCCGGAGAACAGGGCGGTCTGGAAAGCAGTTCTAGAGTATGTCCGTCGCGGGGGCACGGCCGTGATCATGGGCCACTTTCCTTCGTTCGTTCGACCGAACCACCTGAAACCATTTTTCTCCCAGGCAGGTCTCAACTGGGAATCTGGATCCTACCAGAGAACAACCCTGGCATTAAACCCAGCCGCGGTTAGTGTCGCCAATGCCGAGAAGCTGCCACAAAGATACAGTCAGAAGGCTGTGTTCGTGAAGAACGTCGCACCAGGTGATATGTGGTACAAAACTGATGATGACTCGGTGGTTCAGTCGATGGTCTTCCCGGCAACGAAGGTGAACATAGCTGGAGAGACAGCCGTGGCGCTGGCCAAAGTCGGTACGGGAAAGCTAGGATATGTCGGCGACGTGAATGCAGAGGAAG TTACTCGTCGTCTGTTCATAAATACTTCCCCTTTCGTATCCGTGTCGGCGCTTCTTGTTCAGGAGAGAAAC ATAAATCTCAGATAA
- a CDS encoding uncharacterized protein (predicted protein): MTDTKTAVPPSEEGPPPTSPTHITDQSQGVSMDAVPLWKRVWRHSLTQMMLLSVQAFCGPAMSDAITGLGGGGLATPQVSNISTAIRYATLAAVCFLGGPIVNKIGVKWALVIGSMSFPIQGSAYYCNSKFGNQWVSARIF, translated from the exons ATGACCGACACCAAGACGGCTGTTCCTCCTTCGGAAGAGGGTCCTCCGCCCACCTCACCAACACATATCACCGATCAGAGTCAAGGAGTCAGCATGGATGCCGTCCCGCTATGGAAACGTGTATGGCGGCACAGTTTGACCCAGATGATGCTTTTGAGCGTCCAGGCGTTTTGTGGTCCAGCCATGTCTGACGCGATTACCG GcctcggtggtggtggcctTGCAACTCCTCAGGTGTCAAATATTTCGACCGCGATCAGATATGCCACGCTGGCTGCCG TTTGCTTCTTGGGCGGCCCCATAGTGAACAAAATCGGCGTCAAGTGGGCCCTGGTCATCGGCTCAATGTCCTTCCCTATCCAAGGGTCTGCATACTACTGCAACAGCAAGTTTGGAAACCAGTGGGTGAGTGCGAGGATCTTTTGA